The Lycium barbarum isolate Lr01 chromosome 9, ASM1917538v2, whole genome shotgun sequence genome has a segment encoding these proteins:
- the LOC132609674 gene encoding F-box/LRR-repeat protein At3g03360-like, with protein MVGVDRLSDLPEPILIHILSMLGEGKEVVRSGVLSTRWRFLWMSVPVSLYYHLPVDQGENEVHDFVTSINRELHYWRSCQKIRRFSVFFDIREEKFVSDVDLWVYFATKLANVEDFTLGLFFMNDQIYEFPQFAYKNTSLRNLFLWFCQLNPSGSVNWSSLVSLSIMYPKNTTEGVMEKVLAGCPNLECLRLHYLRGIHHLEISNVKLRELIIMDYKTDESDIWLEIVAPYIQNLQLMGSCSEIRLRNVASLVSAVLSLDFDFGDGDEWQKESSCLKQLLHSVARVENLKLGPWCIECLSILELKGWQLPPSSRKSLQLNRSFEQLDLPGICRFLQSSSNIETLVIDGFSHDTRDLLSKYTNEDEQRRRFETHNYNCSLLHLKTIKFINFLGPLRKNKAVLSSVKYLLKHATVLEKFVIAGRYKGAAASLDFVKMELEFPRFPRSSPHASFIFSYC; from the exons ATGGTGGGAGTAGACCGACTCAGCGATTTGCCCGAGCCAATTCTAATTCACATCCTCTCTATGTTGGGGGAAGGAAAAGAAGTTGTGAGAAGCGGCGTATTGTCTACGCGATGGAGGTTTCTTTGGATGTCCGTTCCGGTATCACTCTACTACCATCTCCCTGTTGACCAAGGCGaaaatgaagttcatgatttcGTGACTTCCATCAACAGGGAGCTTCATTATTGGAGGTCTTGCCAGAAAATCCGAAGATTCAGCGTCTTTTTCGATATTCGCGAGGAGAAATTTGTTAGTGATGTCGATTTATGGGTATATTTTGCAACTAAACTTGCTAATGTTGAAGATTTTACACTTGGACTTTTCTTTATGAATGACCAAATATATGAGTTTCCTCAGTTTGCATATAAGAATACGTCCTTGAGAAATTTGTTTTTATGGTTCTGCCAACTGAATCCTTCCGGTAGTGTGAACTGGAGTAGTCTCGTTTCCCTTTCAATTATGTATCCGAAGAATACAACGGAGGGTGTCATGGAAAAGGTATTAGCTGGTTGTCCTAACTTGGAGTGCTTGAGATTGCACTATTTAAGGGGAATTCATCATCTGGAAATCAGCAATGTGAAGTTGAGAGAATTGATAATAATGGACTATAAAACTGATGAAAGTGACATTTGGCTTGAAATAGTAGCCCCATATATTCAGAATTTGCAACTTATGGGGTCGTGTAGTGAGATACGCTTGAGAAATGTGGCTTCACTTGTCTCTGCAGTGCTTAGCTTAGATTTTGATTTTGGAGATGGGGACGAATGGCAGAAGGAGTCTAGCTGTTTGAAGCAACTTCTTCACAGCGTTGCCCGTGTCGAGAATCTAAAATTAGGTCCCTGGTGCATCGAG TGCCTGTCCATACTGGAACTGAAAGGATGGCAGCTTCCACCATCAAGCAGGAAATCCTTACAACTTAACAGAAGCTTCGAACAATTGGACTTGCCTGGAATTTGCAGATTTCTACAGAGTTCATCAAATATTGAGACATTGGTGATTGATGGGTTCAGTCACGACACAAGA GACCTGCTATCAAAGTACACAAATGAGGATGAACAAAGAAGGAGGTTTGAGACACATAATTATAACTGCTCATTGCTACATTTGAAGACCATCAAGTTCATTAACTTTTTGGGACCACTAAGGAAAAATAAGGCAGTACTGTCATCAGTAAAATATTTGCTCAAGCATGCAACCGTACTAGAAAAGTTCGTCATTGCTGGCAGATACAAAGGGGCTGCTGCGTCTCTGGATTTTGTTAAAATGGAACTGGAGTTCCCAAGATTTCCGAGATCCTCCCCACACGCTTCATTTATCTTTTCTTATTGCTAA